One Pararhizobium sp. IMCC3301 DNA segment encodes these proteins:
- a CDS encoding peroxiredoxin-like family protein, with product MSKKLTPEQQAPALSLPTVDGGNWSLADQTPETFTMVVFYRGYHCPVCKAYLDKLAKIATAYAEAGFSVVAVSMDNEERAAKSVAEWGLSGFPVAYGLSVETARDWGLWISKSINENEANIFCEPGLFWVRPDGRLYLIDISNMPWARPDLEFLHSKLPFVIEKGYPARGTYTG from the coding sequence ATGAGCAAGAAACTGACACCTGAACAACAGGCCCCTGCCTTGTCGCTGCCCACAGTGGATGGCGGCAACTGGTCGCTGGCCGACCAGACGCCTGAGACTTTCACCATGGTTGTGTTTTACCGGGGCTATCATTGTCCGGTCTGCAAGGCCTATCTCGACAAACTCGCCAAAATCGCCACAGCCTACGCGGAGGCCGGTTTCTCGGTCGTGGCCGTATCCATGGACAACGAAGAACGCGCTGCCAAATCCGTTGCTGAATGGGGTCTCAGCGGATTTCCCGTTGCCTACGGGCTGAGTGTTGAAACTGCCAGGGATTGGGGTCTGTGGATTTCAAAATCCATCAATGAAAATGAGGCCAATATTTTCTGCGAGCCCGGCCTGTTCTGGGTGCGCCCGGACGGCCGGCTCTATCTGATCGATATTTCAAATATGCCATGGGCGCGGCCGGATCTGGAGTTCCTTCACTCCAAACTCCCGTTTGTGATTGAAAAGGGTTATCCTGCACGCGGCACCTATACCGGTTAA
- a CDS encoding xanthine dehydrogenase family protein subunit M, with the protein MSFRVVARPGSVLDGERCMKASDFRYERPQSLEEALALLCDNGDEAMVLAGGQSLMPMMNFRMAEPGLLVDLNDIETLKGIRLDGDDVIIGAMTRYAELQVSQDVAQHIPLMAMALPHIAHAAIRNRGTIGGSVSLADPAAEMPALLMVLDARIKVLGQSGEKIFSADDFFLGIYETALEEGELVTEIVIPKARPEQRFAFYELARRHGDYAMSGVAVAARGKADIESCRIAFFAVSDRAVRAAGAEAAMCGSRSDDAASIDRAVASLAEIDFMGDLNARPETKKHLSGVVLRRALAEL; encoded by the coding sequence ATGAGCTTCCGTGTTGTTGCACGGCCTGGCTCGGTGCTGGACGGGGAACGCTGCATGAAAGCATCTGATTTCAGATATGAACGCCCGCAATCGCTGGAAGAGGCTTTGGCATTACTGTGTGACAACGGAGATGAGGCCATGGTTCTGGCCGGTGGCCAGAGCCTGATGCCGATGATGAATTTCCGTATGGCCGAGCCGGGACTGCTGGTTGATCTGAATGATATCGAGACGCTTAAGGGCATCCGGCTGGACGGCGATGATGTCATCATTGGTGCGATGACACGCTATGCCGAATTGCAGGTCTCGCAGGATGTCGCGCAGCACATTCCACTGATGGCGATGGCGCTGCCACATATCGCCCATGCCGCGATCCGCAACCGGGGTACCATCGGAGGCAGTGTCTCGCTGGCCGATCCGGCCGCAGAAATGCCGGCCTTGCTGATGGTACTGGATGCCAGGATCAAGGTGCTCGGGCAAAGCGGCGAAAAGATTTTCAGTGCCGATGATTTTTTTCTCGGCATTTATGAAACCGCCCTGGAAGAGGGCGAACTGGTCACCGAAATTGTGATTCCGAAAGCCCGGCCGGAGCAGCGGTTTGCGTTTTATGAACTGGCGCGGCGTCATGGCGATTATGCCATGTCCGGCGTCGCCGTGGCGGCGCGCGGGAAAGCAGATATTGAGAGCTGCCGGATTGCCTTTTTCGCGGTCAGCGACAGGGCGGTGCGTGCTGCGGGCGCGGAAGCGGCAATGTGCGGAAGCAGATCCGACGATGCCGCCTCGATCGACAGGGCAGTGGCAAGCCTTGCCGAAATCGATTTCATGGGCGATCTCAATGCCCGGCCGGAAACCAAGAAACATTTGTCCGGCGTGGTCTTAAGACGCGCTTTAGCGGAGTTGTGA
- a CDS encoding cupin domain-containing protein, producing MATPKPKPQDGFSSPHWTPELVSELKSAARNGNVGSRLVSESDRARVWLIEMQPGERLPFHTHVLDYFWVATSRGQARSRYADGKVAEVSYDVGDTKHFHFGAGESMTHDLENIGDTVLTFTTVEYLDEGKEPLL from the coding sequence ATGGCCACACCCAAACCAAAACCACAGGATGGATTTTCGTCTCCGCACTGGACGCCGGAACTTGTTAGCGAGCTCAAAAGCGCAGCCCGCAACGGCAATGTCGGATCACGACTTGTCAGCGAAAGTGATCGTGCCAGAGTCTGGTTGATTGAGATGCAGCCTGGTGAGCGGCTGCCGTTCCACACCCATGTGCTGGATTATTTCTGGGTCGCGACATCACGGGGACAAGCGCGCTCGCGCTATGCCGACGGCAAGGTGGCCGAAGTCAGCTATGATGTGGGAGACACCAAGCACTTCCACTTTGGTGCCGGTGAATCGATGACCCATGATCTGGAAAATATCGGCGATACGGTGCTGACATTCACCACAGTTGAATATCTCGATGAAGGCAAGGAGCCGCTTTTGTAG
- a CDS encoding OsmC family protein, with protein MSETGKKRFDVVFEGTGRSSGKMRNDISVEWPMMKESFELATDEGPFHGGDGTAPPPLALFTAALTGCLMTQIRAFAKRLRIELVSVEVHAKLHWKGEQEGSEPYVTAPVGFDLDVDIDSPASEAELKTLLNHAKKGCFIEQTLAQGLAVGHRLKIDGEWKEA; from the coding sequence ATGAGCGAAACCGGAAAGAAGCGATTTGACGTGGTATTCGAGGGAACAGGGCGCAGCAGCGGCAAAATGCGCAATGATATTTCAGTGGAATGGCCCATGATGAAAGAGAGCTTTGAACTGGCTACCGATGAAGGGCCGTTTCATGGTGGAGATGGCACGGCACCGCCGCCTCTGGCGCTGTTTACAGCCGCTCTGACCGGCTGCCTGATGACCCAGATCAGGGCGTTTGCTAAACGGCTGCGGATTGAACTCGTTTCAGTTGAGGTCCATGCAAAGCTGCACTGGAAGGGCGAGCAGGAAGGGTCTGAGCCTTATGTGACCGCCCCGGTCGGTTTTGATCTGGATGTGGATATAGATAGCCCTGCGAGCGAAGCAGAGTTAAAGACCTTACTCAATCATGCCAAGAAAGGTTGCTTCATCGAGCAAACACTGGCGCAGGGCCTGGCAGTGGGCCACCGGTTAAAAATTGACGGTGAATGGAAGGAGGCCTGA
- a CDS encoding FAD-dependent monooxygenase produces MTRTAIICGGSIGGLFAAAALRAHGWQVDVFERSSVELAGRGAGIVTHDILIDALNNVGAGSEALGVDVHERVAFDLQGGEVASLPYFQTVTSWDRIHQLLRRILPDEHHHLGCAVTGYSQSEDGVEVRFENGETAQADILVGCDGFRSVVRSWMLPQITPQYSGYVVWRALADEADFSTGLLKLIFDKFGFFLPTGTQIVGYPIAGAGNDLRPGHRRYNFVWYAPVSAQQLADMLTDESGRHHALSIPPPLIREAVLQRMEREAGEILPQAFVEVLAQSERPFFTPIYDHHSPRMAEGRVALAGDAACVARPHVGMGVTKAASDALCLARQLEQGSVEDALEAYSAERVPAAKAAFERSRKLGRFIFEDPATGTNRDGRSNPNLEEIMRKTAIADFG; encoded by the coding sequence GTGACACGAACGGCGATAATCTGTGGTGGTTCCATCGGCGGGCTGTTTGCCGCTGCCGCTCTGCGTGCGCATGGATGGCAGGTTGACGTTTTTGAACGCAGTTCGGTTGAATTGGCCGGCAGGGGTGCAGGAATTGTCACACATGACATCCTGATCGATGCCTTGAACAATGTTGGTGCCGGCAGTGAAGCTCTGGGCGTGGATGTGCATGAGCGTGTGGCGTTTGATCTGCAAGGCGGCGAGGTGGCCAGCCTGCCCTATTTCCAGACTGTCACCTCATGGGACCGCATTCATCAGTTGCTGCGCCGTATTTTGCCGGATGAACATCATCATCTTGGCTGCGCCGTGACCGGCTACAGCCAGTCAGAAGACGGAGTGGAAGTCCGGTTTGAAAATGGTGAGACCGCGCAGGCCGACATTCTAGTCGGCTGTGATGGTTTCCGCTCGGTGGTGCGCAGCTGGATGCTGCCTCAGATCACGCCGCAATATTCCGGCTATGTGGTGTGGCGCGCGCTGGCAGATGAAGCCGATTTCAGCACCGGTCTGCTCAAACTGATTTTTGATAAATTCGGGTTTTTTCTACCCACCGGCACACAGATTGTGGGCTATCCGATCGCCGGTGCTGGCAATGATCTGCGTCCCGGTCACAGACGGTATAATTTTGTCTGGTATGCGCCTGTATCTGCGCAGCAGCTGGCGGACATGCTGACTGACGAGAGCGGCCGGCACCATGCACTCTCGATTCCACCGCCGCTTATTCGCGAAGCGGTGCTGCAGCGAATGGAACGCGAAGCGGGTGAAATTCTGCCACAGGCTTTCGTCGAGGTGCTGGCGCAAAGCGAGCGTCCGTTCTTTACGCCGATCTATGATCATCACTCTCCCCGCATGGCGGAAGGCCGGGTTGCGCTTGCCGGGGATGCAGCATGTGTAGCCCGACCCCATGTCGGGATGGGGGTGACAAAGGCTGCCAGTGATGCGCTCTGCCTTGCCCGCCAGCTTGAGCAGGGCTCAGTGGAAGACGCACTGGAGGCCTATTCTGCCGAGCGGGTACCGGCGGCAAAAGCGGCGTTTGAACGCTCACGCAAACTCGGCCGCTTCATTTTTGAAGACCCTGCCACCGGGACAAACCGCGATGGCAGGTCAAACCCCAATCTTGAAGAAATCATGCGGAAAACCGCTATCGCCGATTTCGGCTGA
- a CDS encoding (2Fe-2S)-binding protein → MTQTNNITLLVNGEQITANVPVRLNLVDFLRNEVGLTGSHVGCEHGVCGACTLEVNGSMVRGCLMLAVQADGATVTTVEGLADSGRGDELRTAFQMRNALQCGYCTPGMLASALEYIEAGGSADRVAIRDHISGNYCRCTGYQSIVDAICDVIEQRGAA, encoded by the coding sequence ATGACACAAACCAACAACATCACCCTGTTGGTGAATGGTGAGCAGATTACAGCGAATGTTCCGGTGCGTCTCAACCTGGTGGATTTTCTGCGCAATGAGGTTGGACTGACAGGTTCCCATGTGGGATGTGAACATGGTGTCTGCGGTGCCTGCACACTTGAAGTCAATGGCAGCATGGTGCGGGGATGCCTGATGCTGGCGGTACAGGCCGATGGCGCTACGGTGACCACTGTGGAAGGTCTGGCCGACAGCGGGCGTGGCGATGAACTGCGCACTGCATTTCAGATGCGCAATGCCCTGCAATGCGGTTATTGCACGCCGGGCATGCTGGCCAGTGCTCTGGAATATATCGAGGCCGGCGGTTCTGCCGACCGGGTTGCAATCCGCGATCATATCTCCGGAAATTACTGTCGCTGCACCGGCTATCAATCGATTGTCGACGCCATTTGCGACGTTATTGAACAACGAGGTGCAGCATGA
- a CDS encoding flavin reductase family protein, giving the protein MEVRIIVSDSKEGNVMNAMTGHMQGEVDPLELRKALSCFPTGVAIVTTLGRNGAPVGLTISSFNSVSMAPPLVLWSLALSAGSLPDFRAHRGFAINILSAEQEGLCKIFSAPVAERFDGLNWEQGFAGVPVISDCAATLECSTYRTYEGGDHEIILGEVRAHRHSDHAPLVYGKGKLASFSTTATE; this is encoded by the coding sequence ATGGAGGTCCGCATTATTGTCAGTGACAGCAAAGAGGGCAATGTGATGAATGCGATGACAGGACATATGCAAGGTGAAGTCGATCCGCTGGAACTGCGCAAGGCGCTGTCCTGCTTTCCCACGGGCGTGGCCATTGTCACGACGCTTGGCCGCAACGGCGCTCCAGTCGGTCTGACCATCAGTTCCTTCAACTCGGTATCGATGGCACCGCCTCTGGTGCTGTGGAGTCTGGCGCTGTCGGCCGGCAGTCTGCCCGATTTCAGAGCACATCGCGGTTTCGCCATCAACATTCTGTCAGCCGAACAAGAGGGTCTGTGCAAGATTTTCTCTGCACCGGTGGCCGAGCGGTTTGACGGATTGAACTGGGAGCAGGGTTTTGCAGGCGTCCCGGTGATCAGCGATTGTGCAGCCACGCTGGAATGCTCCACCTATCGCACTTATGAAGGCGGTGACCACGAGATTATTCTTGGCGAAGTCCGGGCCCACCGGCACAGCGATCATGCGCCACTGGTTTACGGCAAGGGCAAACTGGCCTCGTTCTCCACAACGGCCACAGAATGA
- a CDS encoding TetR/AcrR family transcriptional regulator gives MTSSADETATNLPANKSSEGQKPPKRRRLSSEARRQEFISKAVEFFAEEGFQSSTRELARRLGVTQPLLYRYFPSKDDLILEVYNLVYLNRWRSEWENLLADRSRPVRDRVVEFYHAYTDVVFNRDWMRIFMFSGLKGVDINARYLKLVRQRILEPIVRECRHEAGFAPRDATEREIDYAWVMHGGIFYFGVLKLVYERAPSLEDRSFMIEAALDGFIAQLARLGEGA, from the coding sequence GTGACAAGCAGTGCGGATGAAACGGCCACGAACCTGCCGGCCAACAAATCGTCCGAGGGGCAAAAACCGCCCAAGCGGCGCCGGCTTTCATCTGAAGCCAGACGGCAGGAGTTTATTTCCAAGGCCGTCGAGTTTTTTGCCGAGGAAGGGTTTCAGAGTTCGACCCGGGAACTGGCGCGTCGTCTGGGAGTGACCCAGCCGTTGCTGTACCGGTATTTCCCCAGCAAGGATGATCTGATTTTAGAGGTCTACAATCTGGTTTATCTGAACCGCTGGCGCAGCGAATGGGAAAACCTGCTTGCGGACCGGTCGCGTCCGGTGCGGGACCGGGTGGTGGAATTCTACCACGCCTATACGGATGTGGTGTTCAACCGTGACTGGATGCGGATTTTTATGTTTTCCGGTCTGAAAGGCGTTGATATCAACGCCCGCTATCTGAAACTTGTGCGCCAGCGCATTCTGGAACCGATTGTCCGGGAATGCCGCCACGAGGCAGGTTTTGCGCCACGCGACGCGACAGAGCGCGAGATCGATTATGCCTGGGTGATGCATGGCGGCATATTCTATTTCGGTGTTTTAAAGCTGGTCTATGAACGTGCTCCGAGCCTCGAGGATAGATCCTTCATGATCGAGGCGGCGCTGGATGGGTTTATTGCTCAACTGGCACGGTTGGGCGAAGGGGCCTGA
- a CDS encoding cyclase family protein, which produces MTKLTRQDIYDTAKQLSNWGRWGDDDQIGTLNNISPQDIVDAAGLIRKGKTFALGLSLKEKIQSGLFGGRWNLIHQMLATGTDAVAGVQDGDGKAYLRYADDAINVPCQGSTQWDALCHIFLDDKMYNGFAATEVTVNGAGKLGIENVRDKMVGRGVLLDIARWKGVSSLDDGYPITNADLDECAKAQGVEVRKGDFVIVRTGHQERCLASGDWTGYAGGDAPGLAFETAHWIKNYDIAAICADTWGCEVRPNETDEANQPWHWVVIPAIGISMGEIFYLKDLAEDCAEDGVYEFFFTAPPLHVPGAAGSPINPQAIK; this is translated from the coding sequence ATGACGAAACTTACCAGACAGGACATTTACGACACGGCCAAACAGCTCTCAAATTGGGGGCGCTGGGGCGATGATGACCAGATCGGCACGTTGAACAATATCTCGCCGCAGGACATCGTCGATGCAGCCGGACTGATCCGCAAGGGCAAGACCTTTGCGCTTGGATTGTCGCTGAAAGAAAAAATCCAGAGCGGCCTGTTCGGGGGCCGCTGGAACCTCATTCATCAAATGCTGGCCACTGGCACCGATGCGGTAGCGGGCGTTCAGGATGGCGACGGCAAGGCCTATCTGCGGTATGCTGACGACGCCATAAATGTGCCCTGCCAGGGTTCGACCCAGTGGGATGCGCTGTGTCACATTTTTCTCGATGACAAAATGTATAATGGTTTTGCCGCAACTGAAGTAACGGTCAACGGCGCAGGCAAACTGGGCATCGAGAATGTCCGCGACAAAATGGTCGGGCGCGGCGTGTTGCTTGATATCGCCCGCTGGAAAGGCGTGTCCTCACTTGATGACGGCTATCCCATCACCAATGCGGATCTGGATGAATGCGCAAAGGCACAGGGCGTGGAGGTGCGCAAAGGTGACTTTGTAATTGTCCGCACCGGACATCAGGAGCGTTGCCTGGCCTCCGGCGACTGGACCGGATATGCTGGCGGAGATGCTCCGGGGCTGGCCTTTGAGACCGCCCACTGGATCAAAAACTACGATATTGCGGCGATCTGTGCTGATACCTGGGGATGTGAAGTGCGCCCCAATGAGACCGATGAGGCAAATCAGCCCTGGCACTGGGTTGTGATCCCGGCAATTGGCATTTCCATGGGGGAAATCTTCTATCTTAAGGACTTGGCCGAGGACTGCGCCGAAGATGGTGTGTATGAGTTTTTCTTCACCGCACCACCGCTGCATGTTCCCGGCGCTGCCGGATCTCCGATAAATCCGCAGGCGATCAAATAG